The Bacteroidales bacterium genome contains a region encoding:
- a CDS encoding leucine--tRNA ligase: MDYNFHEIEKKWQKYWEDNKTFKTPEDLTNPNKCYILDMFPYPSGAGLHVGHPEGYTATDIFSRYKRMKGFNVLHPMGWDAFGLPAEQYAIQTGTHPSITTKNNCDTFRRQIKELGLSYDWDKEINTTDPKYFKWTQWIFIRLYNTWFDHSLQKGRPISELHIPEKVKQLGHNEVVKYIDSQRLAYYANAQVWWCPSCRIVCANEEVLTDGSHEKCGNRVEKKNLKQWMLRIQLYAERLLKGIDNLDWPEGIKDMQRNWIGRSTGAEVDFSIAGLDKKLTVFTTRPDTLFGATYMVLAPEHPLVDAITTNEKKADVENYKKATSLKSDLDRTDLAKDKTGVFTGRYAINPVNNKQIPIWVADYVLTGYGTGAIMAVPAHDTRDFEFAQKFNLQIACIQDPAVTDPDQKKRILEGKECWTEDGKYINSSNESTGININGLNKEAGIAEITKWLESRNLGTSKVNYKLRDWLFSRQRYWGEPFPVIHWEDGEISLLKDNELPLELPKLEKYLPGESGESPLSNSDEWLNVTDKNGRKGRRETNTMPQWAGSCWYYLRFIDPLNDELIFDKAKEKYWMPVDLYIGGAEHAVLHLLYSRFWHKVLFDLGIVSTDEPYQRLFNQGMILAFAYETESGAKVSGDLVEEREGKYFHKETGSELKQIVAKMSKSLKNVVNPDDVTSKYGADSLRLYEMFMGPLDVTKPWDDKGVKGVFGFLGRAFRFLSNPENIVQGEEDPEVLKGLHQLIKKAAGDIETLRFNTAISAMMIFLNLATKKGKVTHETACTFARVLSPFAPHMAEELWHLLGNSNSLAYEPWPEFNEEYLKEDNFEYPVSFNGKMRFNILLPVSMSKEDIIKTVLADERAKKWIGDSTPSNIIVVPNRIVNIVVKS, encoded by the coding sequence ATGGATTACAATTTTCATGAAATAGAAAAGAAGTGGCAGAAATACTGGGAGGATAACAAAACATTCAAAACTCCTGAAGATTTAACAAATCCGAATAAATGCTATATCCTCGACATGTTCCCCTATCCTTCAGGCGCAGGATTGCATGTTGGTCATCCTGAAGGCTATACAGCTACTGATATCTTCAGCAGATATAAGAGGATGAAGGGTTTTAACGTTCTTCATCCTATGGGATGGGATGCGTTCGGACTTCCTGCAGAACAGTATGCTATCCAGACCGGAACCCATCCGTCAATAACTACAAAAAATAATTGTGATACTTTCAGAAGACAGATCAAAGAATTAGGTCTGAGCTACGACTGGGATAAAGAAATAAATACAACCGATCCGAAATATTTTAAATGGACCCAGTGGATTTTCATACGTCTTTACAATACATGGTTTGATCATAGTCTGCAGAAAGGCAGGCCAATATCTGAATTACATATTCCGGAAAAAGTTAAGCAACTTGGTCATAATGAGGTTGTTAAATACATTGATTCTCAGCGACTTGCATACTATGCCAATGCACAGGTCTGGTGGTGCCCAAGCTGCCGTATCGTGTGTGCAAACGAAGAGGTCCTGACCGATGGCTCGCATGAAAAATGCGGAAACAGGGTTGAAAAGAAAAACCTTAAACAATGGATGCTCCGTATTCAGCTATATGCAGAAAGACTGCTTAAAGGTATCGACAACCTCGACTGGCCCGAAGGCATCAAGGATATGCAGCGCAACTGGATCGGAAGATCAACAGGTGCCGAAGTTGATTTCAGCATTGCTGGTCTTGATAAAAAACTGACAGTGTTTACGACACGTCCTGATACACTCTTTGGTGCAACCTACATGGTACTTGCGCCTGAACATCCGCTTGTTGACGCCATTACCACAAATGAAAAGAAGGCTGATGTTGAAAATTACAAGAAGGCCACTTCTCTGAAATCTGACTTGGACAGAACTGACCTGGCAAAAGATAAAACAGGTGTATTTACAGGCAGATATGCTATTAATCCTGTTAACAACAAACAGATCCCGATCTGGGTTGCTGATTATGTATTAACAGGTTATGGTACAGGAGCAATAATGGCAGTGCCGGCACACGACACGAGAGACTTTGAATTTGCACAGAAATTCAATCTGCAGATCGCCTGCATTCAGGATCCTGCAGTAACAGACCCTGACCAGAAGAAAAGAATCCTTGAAGGGAAAGAGTGCTGGACAGAAGATGGAAAATATATCAATTCCTCAAATGAATCAACCGGCATAAATATTAACGGACTTAATAAAGAAGCAGGAATAGCTGAAATCACTAAGTGGCTGGAAAGCAGAAACCTTGGTACCTCAAAAGTAAACTATAAACTGCGCGACTGGCTCTTCAGCAGACAGAGATACTGGGGCGAACCATTCCCTGTGATTCACTGGGAAGACGGAGAGATTTCTCTGCTCAAAGATAATGAGCTGCCTCTTGAACTGCCAAAGCTTGAAAAATATCTGCCTGGAGAATCCGGAGAATCACCTCTCTCCAATTCTGACGAATGGCTGAATGTAACTGATAAGAACGGAAGGAAAGGAAGAAGAGAGACCAACACAATGCCTCAATGGGCCGGTTCATGCTGGTACTATCTGCGCTTTATCGATCCGCTCAACGACGAACTGATCTTTGACAAGGCAAAAGAAAAATACTGGATGCCTGTCGATCTGTATATTGGCGGCGCTGAACATGCTGTTCTCCATCTCCTTTACAGCAGATTCTGGCACAAGGTACTTTTCGATCTGGGAATTGTATCAACCGATGAACCTTATCAGAGATTATTCAATCAGGGAATGATCCTTGCCTTTGCATATGAGACAGAGTCAGGTGCAAAAGTGTCAGGTGACCTGGTCGAAGAACGTGAAGGCAAATACTTTCATAAGGAGACTGGTTCCGAACTGAAACAGATCGTCGCCAAGATGTCGAAATCGCTCAAAAACGTTGTTAATCCCGATGATGTCACATCAAAATACGGGGCTGACTCACTGAGACTTTATGAGATGTTTATGGGGCCTCTTGACGTCACAAAACCATGGGACGATAAAGGAGTAAAAGGTGTTTTCGGATTCCTTGGAAGAGCCTTCAGATTCCTGTCAAATCCTGAAAATATCGTTCAGGGAGAAGAAGATCCTGAAGTGTTGAAGGGCCTTCATCAACTTATTAAGAAAGCTGCCGGAGATATTGAAACACTTCGCTTTAATACAGCAATCTCTGCAATGATGATATTCCTGAATCTTGCAACGAAAAAGGGAAAAGTCACACATGAAACAGCATGCACTTTCGCGAGGGTATTATCACCCTTCGCACCTCATATGGCTGAAGAGTTGTGGCACCTCCTTGGAAACAGCAATTCGCTTGCATACGAGCCATGGCCTGAATTCAATGAAGAGTACCTTAAAGAGGATAACTTCGAGTACCCGGTATCTTTCAACGGGAAGATGAGATTCAACATTTTGCTTCCTGTAAGTATGTCGAAGGAAGATATCATCAAAACGGTACTGGCTGATGAGAGGGCAAAAAAATGGATCGGTGATTCTACTCCTTCTAATATTATTGTTGTCCCGAACAGGATTGTGAATATTGTGGTGAAGAGCTAA
- a CDS encoding peptidoglycan DD-metalloendopeptidase family protein, protein MNFRTSKIILSFSLLVFSISCNTTENKAIEELNVSDTTTIKKPNNPVLLYGIPSDSFNLVTGHIKPNGFLSGILLKYGISMSEIDQLVKNSGSVFDVRNIKSGNNYILFCGRDSLAKARYMVYEHDPTTSYIFSFNDSLNITPFRKKISGKIKYASGTIETSLWDAMMAGGLHASLASELSEIFAWTVDFFGLQKGDSFKVIYEELYIDDKSLGAGRIYGAQFNWSGNVITAIPFIQDSTETFFDIEGNSLRKAFLKAPLQFSRISSRFSANRMHPILRIRRAHFGVDYAAPLGTPVHSIGDGRVISATTENGSGKMVRIQHNSVYATAYLHLSRFGTGITGGAFVKQGQIIGYVGSSGLSTGPHLDFRFYKNGSPVDPLKVEAPPVEPVSEMNLARFEKNKQVVLSLLGTFN, encoded by the coding sequence ATGAATTTCAGGACTTCTAAAATCATACTAAGCTTTTCACTTCTAGTTTTTTCCATTTCCTGTAACACCACTGAAAACAAGGCAATTGAAGAATTGAATGTTTCTGACACAACTACAATTAAAAAGCCAAATAATCCGGTTCTTTTATACGGAATACCCTCCGATTCATTTAACCTGGTTACCGGACATATCAAACCCAACGGGTTTCTTTCCGGAATTCTGTTAAAATATGGTATCAGTATGTCTGAGATTGACCAGCTTGTTAAAAACTCCGGGTCGGTATTTGATGTACGTAATATCAAATCAGGGAACAACTATATTCTTTTTTGCGGCAGAGACAGCCTTGCAAAAGCAAGATACATGGTTTACGAACATGATCCCACCACAAGTTACATCTTCAGTTTTAATGATTCATTGAATATTACACCTTTCAGAAAGAAAATTTCGGGCAAGATAAAGTATGCATCAGGTACAATTGAAACCTCCCTCTGGGATGCAATGATGGCAGGCGGGCTCCACGCATCCCTTGCATCTGAGTTATCTGAGATATTTGCCTGGACAGTAGATTTTTTCGGACTTCAGAAGGGGGATAGTTTCAAAGTTATATATGAGGAATTATATATAGATGATAAATCACTGGGAGCCGGCAGGATTTACGGTGCACAGTTCAACTGGTCAGGTAATGTTATAACTGCAATCCCTTTCATACAGGACAGTACAGAGACTTTCTTCGACATTGAAGGAAATAGTCTCAGAAAGGCATTTCTCAAAGCTCCTCTTCAGTTTTCGAGAATAAGTTCAAGATTTTCAGCGAACAGGATGCATCCTATCCTGCGGATCCGAAGGGCACATTTCGGAGTTGATTATGCTGCACCACTCGGGACCCCGGTTCATTCAATAGGCGACGGTCGTGTCATTTCAGCTACAACAGAGAACGGATCAGGTAAAATGGTAAGGATACAGCACAACAGCGTATATGCAACTGCATACCTTCATCTGAGTCGTTTTGGGACGGGTATTACCGGAGGAGCGTTTGTCAAACAGGGTCAGATAATCGGGTATGTTGGCTCGAGCGGACTATCGACTGGTCCTCACCTTGATTTCAGGTTTTATAAAAATGGTTCCCCGGTTGATCCGCTTAAAGTTGAAGCCCCGCCGGTAGAACCTGTTTCAGAAATGAATCTTGCCCGGTTTGAAAAGAACAAACAGGTTGTTTTAAGCCTCCTCGGGACCTTTAACTAG
- a CDS encoding phosphoribosylglycinamide formyltransferase: MRNIAIFASGSGTNAENIIKYFSTRNTAQVSLVLSNKRQAMVLKRAEALNIRTLFFEHKEFYVTGKVLRYLTLYKIDFIVLAGFLWLVPGNIIDHFSGRIINIHPALLPAYGGKGMYGDIVHKSVIAGKEKESGITIHYVNKQYDKGDIIFQSRCKILKDETPETLAEKVHALEYLHYPRIIEDIVTKLPDFLVKGPEEA; the protein is encoded by the coding sequence ATGAGGAATATCGCTATTTTTGCTTCAGGTTCCGGAACCAATGCAGAAAATATAATTAAATACTTTTCGACCAGAAATACCGCTCAGGTAAGTCTTGTTTTGTCGAATAAGCGTCAGGCAATGGTTCTAAAAAGGGCTGAAGCACTTAACATAAGAACACTGTTTTTCGAACATAAAGAATTTTATGTTACAGGCAAAGTCCTCCGGTATCTTACATTATATAAAATTGACTTCATCGTGCTTGCCGGATTTTTGTGGCTCGTACCTGGAAACATCATTGATCATTTCTCGGGACGTATAATAAATATACATCCCGCCTTACTCCCTGCTTATGGCGGAAAAGGAATGTACGGAGATATTGTTCATAAGAGTGTAATAGCAGGTAAGGAAAAGGAATCAGGAATAACAATTCATTATGTTAATAAACAGTACGATAAGGGGGATATTATCTTCCAGAGCCGCTGTAAGATTCTGAAAGATGAAACTCCGGAAACACTGGCTGAAAAGGTACATGCCCTTGAATATCTGCATTACCCCAGGATTATTGAAGATATTGTAACGAAACTGCCCGATTTTCTAGTTAAAGGTCCCGAGGAGGCTTAA
- a CDS encoding acyl carrier protein — translation MSDIAARVKGIIVDKLGVDESEVTPEASFTNDLGADSLDTVELIMEFEKEFNIGIPDDQAETIGTVGDAIKYIEENAK, via the coding sequence ATGTCTGACATTGCCGCAAGAGTAAAGGGAATAATAGTTGACAAACTTGGAGTAGACGAATCAGAAGTAACTCCGGAAGCCAGTTTCACAAATGATTTAGGAGCAGATTCTCTGGACACTGTTGAGTTAATCATGGAGTTCGAGAAAGAATTCAATATCGGAATTCCAGACGATCAGGCAGAAACCATCGGTACAGTTGGTGATGCAATCAAGTACATTGAGGAAAATGCAAAATAG
- the fabF gene encoding beta-ketoacyl-ACP synthase II, whose amino-acid sequence MRRVVVTGLGALTPLGNNLHDYWEGLKNGESGSVMITRFDTEKFKTKFACELKGYDSKTYFDRKEANKLDLYSQYALVATEEALKDSGLDLDSIDKDRTGVIWASGIGGLETFFLAIKDYVLGDGTPRFSPFFIPKMIGDIAAGAISIKYGFRGPNFATVSACASSTNSIIDAINYIRWGKADIFITGGSEAAVNEPGIGGFNALQALSTNNENYKSASRPFDKTRDGFVLGEGAGALIVEEYEHAKARGAKIYAELVGTGLTADAYHMTAPHPEGLGARNVMKLAIQDAGLKVEDIDYINVHGTSTPLGDISETKAIVNVFGEHAYKLNISSTKSMTGHLLGAAGAIEAIAAIMSVVHDIVPPTINFNIPDQDIDQNLNLTLNKAQHRKVNYALSNTFGFGGHNASVVVKKAEA is encoded by the coding sequence ATGAGAAGAGTTGTAGTTACAGGACTAGGAGCACTAACTCCTTTAGGTAATAATTTGCATGACTATTGGGAAGGTTTGAAGAACGGTGAAAGCGGATCAGTAATGATAACCCGCTTTGATACCGAGAAGTTCAAGACCAAGTTTGCATGTGAATTAAAAGGCTACGACTCTAAAACTTATTTTGACAGAAAAGAAGCCAACAAGCTTGATTTGTATTCTCAGTATGCTCTTGTAGCCACTGAAGAAGCATTGAAAGATTCAGGTCTTGATCTTGATTCTATTGATAAGGACAGGACAGGCGTTATATGGGCTTCAGGTATCGGGGGACTTGAAACCTTTTTTCTGGCAATCAAAGATTATGTTCTTGGGGATGGAACACCCCGGTTTAGTCCATTCTTCATCCCCAAGATGATTGGAGACATTGCCGCAGGGGCAATATCCATAAAGTATGGTTTCAGGGGACCTAACTTTGCAACTGTCTCAGCATGTGCATCTTCTACCAATTCGATAATTGATGCCATAAACTATATCCGCTGGGGCAAAGCTGATATTTTCATTACGGGAGGCTCAGAAGCTGCTGTTAATGAACCCGGAATAGGTGGGTTCAATGCACTTCAGGCCCTCTCAACAAATAATGAAAACTATAAGTCTGCTTCCCGGCCTTTTGATAAAACCCGCGATGGTTTTGTACTTGGAGAAGGAGCTGGAGCACTAATCGTTGAAGAGTATGAACATGCAAAAGCCAGGGGAGCTAAAATTTATGCTGAACTGGTTGGAACTGGTCTTACAGCAGATGCATATCATATGACTGCTCCTCACCCTGAAGGACTGGGAGCAAGAAATGTGATGAAACTTGCAATTCAGGATGCAGGCCTAAAGGTTGAAGACATTGATTACATTAATGTTCATGGAACATCCACTCCCCTGGGTGATATTTCAGAAACAAAAGCAATCGTAAATGTCTTTGGAGAGCATGCCTACAAATTGAATATCAGCTCAACCAAATCGATGACTGGTCATCTTCTTGGTGCGGCAGGTGCAATTGAAGCCATTGCTGCAATTATGTCAGTTGTTCACGACATTGTTCCTCCGACAATCAATTTCAACATTCCTGATCAGGATATTGATCAGAATCTGAACTTAACTCTCAATAAAGCTCAACACAGAAAAGTAAATTATGCCCTTAGCAACACATTTGGTTTCGGAGGACATAATGCTTCTGTTGTTGTTAAAAAAGCTGAAGCTTAG
- the rnc gene encoding ribonuclease III has product MSLFRKRINGTYLLDKQEFSSRLRKILGFRPGNLRLYEIAFIHRSASFTLPDGKKVNNERLEYLGDAVLDAILSDFLFEKFPDANEGFLTKIRSRIVNREVLNQLAISMGINKILVSNVSSAHPTKNLYGDAFEALIGVVFIDKGFKKTKKLFLKNVLNKYLNLTEIVNTDTDYKSLVFEWVQKHKSNLIFTYNEEYDFNLKKSVFSTILTIDKKELGEGHGSSKKEAEQEASCQAWKRLKDNCNE; this is encoded by the coding sequence GTGTCGTTATTCCGCAAAAGAATTAATGGTACTTATTTACTTGATAAACAGGAATTCAGTTCCCGTTTAAGGAAAATCCTTGGCTTCAGACCAGGGAACCTCAGACTGTATGAAATAGCCTTCATACACAGGTCCGCCTCATTTACACTTCCAGATGGTAAAAAAGTCAATAATGAACGACTTGAGTACCTCGGAGATGCTGTACTTGATGCAATCCTATCAGACTTTCTTTTTGAAAAATTTCCTGATGCAAATGAAGGCTTCCTGACAAAAATAAGATCCCGTATTGTAAACAGGGAAGTTCTTAATCAGCTGGCCATATCAATGGGAATTAATAAGATTCTGGTAAGTAATGTCAGCTCAGCACATCCGACAAAAAATCTGTATGGCGACGCTTTCGAGGCCCTGATCGGAGTTGTCTTCATTGATAAAGGCTTTAAAAAAACCAAAAAGCTTTTCCTCAAAAACGTACTGAACAAATATCTCAACCTTACTGAAATTGTAAATACAGATACAGATTATAAAAGCCTCGTATTTGAGTGGGTACAGAAGCATAAGTCAAACCTTATCTTTACCTATAATGAAGAATATGATTTTAATCTTAAAAAATCTGTCTTTTCTACAATACTGACAATAGATAAAAAGGAGTTGGGAGAGGGTCACGGCTCATCAAAAAAAGAGGCAGAACAGGAGGCCTCATGCCAGGCATGGAAGAGGCTTAAAGATAATTGTAACGAGTAA
- a CDS encoding IPExxxVDY family protein produces the protein MKKIQKITRVQLNIDHDEDTTLLGLVCAEPDYKLSLLINNKLSISLKSIAPLKPGEDDGTQLTFSRFSFSKKAHEISYNLISNRSGKMFLLNKLKNVDYIFSVYDPGKILDSELLTSQMREIETVNAVFYIDLLTFKDKNLHYLTH, from the coding sequence ATGAAGAAAATTCAGAAGATTACAAGGGTACAACTTAATATTGATCATGATGAGGATACTACTCTTCTTGGATTAGTATGCGCAGAACCTGATTATAAACTGTCCCTTTTAATAAATAATAAGCTCTCAATCTCTTTAAAGAGTATAGCTCCTTTAAAGCCCGGGGAGGATGATGGCACACAACTTACTTTCAGCAGGTTTTCCTTTTCAAAAAAAGCACACGAAATATCTTATAATCTTATTTCAAACAGATCCGGCAAAATGTTTTTGCTCAATAAACTTAAAAATGTTGATTATATTTTCAGCGTTTATGATCCCGGGAAAATCCTTGATTCTGAATTGCTTACATCACAAATGAGAGAAATTGAAACAGTAAATGCGGTTTTCTATATTGATTTACTTACCTTTAAGGACAAGAACTTACATTACCTTACTCATTAG